The genomic segment GCGAAAGCTGTCCCACTATGATCCGATGCCCAAAGAGGTAGAGGTCAAAGTCATACAGGAAGCTCAGGCGGAAAAACAATAGACGCGCAAACAGAAAGCGCAGAAGGTCCTGCACTTCCTGCTTGACAGGATTACAGAAGTGTTGGCCCTGTTATCTATGCGGCTCCAGGGGCCTTCGTGTCCAAGCACATCCTTTCTCCCTCGGCTGGGAAAATGGTGTGCTTTTTTTATGGAGCCGTACAGCGTAATGGACGGCATAACCAAAAACAATTCAAGCCGCTGCATGGGTTTCTCCGCCCACCTGCCCAACATCGCTCTAGTCAGCAACGCTGTTCCAAGGCCGGCTGTTCAGCCTGTTCAGGACAAACAGCCGAGTGCCTTAAGCCACATTGGCCATGAAATTGATCAAAGAGGAGAAAAATGAAAAAACTGTGGGCGCCGTGGCGCATGGAATATATACTGCAGGAAAAACCGAGCGGCTGCATTTTCTGCGACAAGCCGCAGCAAAACCGGGACCGGGAGAACCTGATCCTCCATCGCGGCGCCGGCTGCTTTGTCATCATGAATTTTTATCCCTACAACAACGGCCATCTGATGGTCGTGCCCTACCGCCATTTGTCCGATCTGGCGGCCCTGACCGCTGCGGAACAAAGCGAGATGATGACCTTGCTGGCCCGCTGCACGACCGTTCTGACGCAACAGATGAAGCCGCATGGGTTCAACATCGGTATGAATCTGGGGAGAACCGCGGGCGCAGGCATCGA from the bacterium genome contains:
- a CDS encoding HIT domain-containing protein encodes the protein MKKLWAPWRMEYILQEKPSGCIFCDKPQQNRDRENLILHRGAGCFVIMNFYPYNNGHLMVVPYRHLSDLAALTAAEQSEMMTLLARCTTVLTQQMKPHGFNIGMNLGRTAGAGIDDHLHFHIVPRWNGDTNFMPVTGHTKVLSQGLLESWDLLKPRF